From Aliarcobacter butzleri, the proteins below share one genomic window:
- a CDS encoding bifunctional 3,4-dihydroxy-2-butanone 4-phosphate synthase/GTP cyclohydrolase II yields MNAIKRVQEAIKEIQKGNMVIMLDDEDRENEGDLVYSAALSTPDMVNFMVTHAKGLVCVSLPKETADRLELNPMVTSNTSSYETAFTVSVDAASAATGISAIERDDTIKILANPISRTNELVRPGHIFPLIAKDGGVLVRTGHTEGSVDLCKLAGLNGEAVICEILKEDGTMARRDDLDIFALKHNLKQVYISDLVEYRLSHEKLVEEISSANKKFFSKDVIQKEFKDHLGNIHTAIIFGEIKEISHIKFHTIRPDIKMFLNDDKLHSMLKTINFMQSKGGILIFLNNGRKNSELEKNYGIGAQILNSLNIKQIKLMTSGGKHSFVGLQGFGLEIVEEIQIEG; encoded by the coding sequence ATGAATGCAATAAAAAGAGTACAAGAAGCTATAAAAGAGATTCAAAAAGGTAATATGGTAATAATGCTTGATGATGAAGACAGAGAAAATGAAGGTGATTTAGTTTATTCTGCTGCATTAAGTACGCCAGATATGGTAAATTTTATGGTAACACATGCAAAAGGATTAGTTTGTGTTTCTTTACCAAAAGAAACAGCAGATAGATTAGAGTTAAATCCTATGGTTACATCAAATACATCTTCTTATGAAACAGCATTTACAGTTTCAGTTGATGCAGCAAGTGCAGCTACTGGAATTAGTGCAATTGAGAGAGATGATACTATAAAAATATTAGCAAATCCTATTTCAAGAACAAATGAATTAGTAAGACCAGGTCATATTTTTCCTTTGATTGCAAAAGATGGAGGAGTATTAGTTAGAACAGGTCATACAGAAGGAAGTGTTGATTTATGTAAACTTGCAGGTTTAAATGGTGAGGCTGTTATTTGTGAAATTTTAAAAGAAGATGGAACAATGGCAAGACGAGATGATTTAGATATTTTTGCATTAAAACATAATTTAAAACAAGTATATATTTCTGATTTAGTTGAGTATAGATTATCTCATGAAAAACTTGTTGAAGAGATTTCAAGTGCAAATAAAAAATTCTTTTCAAAAGATGTAATACAAAAAGAGTTTAAAGATCATTTAGGAAATATTCATACAGCAATTATTTTTGGTGAAATAAAAGAGATAAGTCATATAAAATTTCATACAATTAGACCAGATATAAAAATGTTTTTAAATGATGATAAATTACATTCAATGCTAAAAACAATAAACTTTATGCAATCAAAGGGTGGAATTTTGATATTTCTAAATAATGGGCGAAAAAATAGTGAGTTAGAAAAAAACTATGGAATAGGGGCTCAAATTTTAAACTCTTTAAATATAAAACAAATTAAACTTATGACAAGTGGAGGAAAACACTCTTTTGTTGGTTTACAAGGCTTTGGGTTAGAAATAGTAGAAGAGATACAAATAGAAGGTTAA
- the rsmG gene encoding 16S rRNA (guanine(527)-N(7))-methyltransferase RsmG translates to MLQKLLEANNLKFEDKFYEDCEVFVKLLQQWGTIHNLSGRLTRDDIYENILDSLYPLTFIEKYESFADIGTGAGYPGLILAIALRDTKAYLIEPRIKRVSFLNFVKATLKLDNLVVLCNRVEEVKDLQVDLITSRAVTNTSLLLDITKNIKKPNSSYLFYKGSMLESELENAKVNNYKIVNKKDRNYLYIKGLI, encoded by the coding sequence ATGTTACAAAAGTTGCTTGAAGCAAATAATTTAAAATTTGAAGATAAATTTTATGAAGATTGTGAAGTTTTTGTAAAACTTCTTCAGCAATGGGGAACTATTCACAATCTTAGTGGAAGATTAACAAGAGATGATATTTATGAAAATATTTTGGATTCTTTATATCCTTTAACTTTTATTGAAAAATATGAAAGTTTTGCTGATATTGGAACAGGAGCAGGGTATCCAGGACTTATTTTAGCGATAGCTTTAAGAGATACAAAAGCTTATTTAATTGAACCTAGAATAAAAAGAGTATCATTTTTAAATTTTGTAAAAGCAACTTTAAAACTTGATAATTTAGTGGTTTTATGTAATAGAGTAGAAGAGGTTAAAGATTTGCAAGTTGATTTGATAACATCAAGAGCAGTTACAAATACTTCTTTACTTTTGGACATCACAAAAAATATAAAAAAGCCAAATAGTTCCTATCTTTTTTATAAAGGAAGCATGTTAGAAAGTGAACTTGAAAATGCAAAAGTTAATAATTATAAAATAGTAAATAAAAAAGATAGAAATTATTTATATATAAAAGGGTTAATATGA
- the ribA gene encoding GTP cyclohydrolase II gives MNIIQSNIANLPTKYGKFRIKAYKDGHQEHLAIMSQDFENLDAPYVRIHSECLTGDTLGSLKCDCQSQLDLSLKFIAQNGGLVIYHRQEGRNIGLVNKINAYALQDKGRNTIEANLELGFAEDERDYSIVGYIFDDLKIKKLKLITNNPEKIKYVESLGVEIVERIPAIIKANKYNEGYLFTKKEKMGHLL, from the coding sequence ATGAATATAATACAATCAAATATAGCAAATTTACCGACAAAATATGGAAAATTTAGAATAAAAGCTTATAAAGACGGACATCAAGAACATTTAGCGATAATGAGTCAAGATTTTGAAAATTTAGATGCTCCTTATGTAAGAATTCACTCAGAATGTCTTACTGGAGATACTTTAGGAAGTCTAAAATGTGACTGCCAAAGCCAATTGGATTTATCTTTAAAATTTATTGCGCAAAATGGTGGTTTGGTAATATACCATAGACAAGAAGGAAGAAACATAGGTTTAGTAAATAAAATAAATGCCTATGCTCTTCAAGATAAAGGACGAAACACTATTGAAGCAAATTTGGAATTAGGATTTGCCGAAGATGAAAGGGATTATAGTATTGTTGGATATATTTTTGATGATTTGAAAATCAAAAAATTGAAACTAATTACAAATAATCCTGAAAAAATAAAATATGTAGAGTCTTTAGGCGTTGAAATAGTTGAAAGAATTCCTGCAATTATAAAAGCAAATAAATATAATGAAGGTTATTTATTTACTAAAAAAGAGAAAATGGGACATCTACTTTAA
- the hemB gene encoding porphobilinogen synthase, with amino-acid sequence MFKRFRRLRINETLRNLVQETVLTPEDFIYPLFVKEGKGIKTEVASMPGVYQMSLDEILKECEYLHSINLKSIILFGIPDVKDSVGSECLCEESIIARTIKAIKAKFPDMFIVTDLCFCEYTDHGHCGILDPKTQTVDNDKTLEISALQALVHAKAGADMIAPSGMMDGIITTLRTALDANGFKDLPIMAYSTKFASGYYGPFRDVAESTPSFGDRRSYQMNPANRLEAIEESLEDERQGADILMVKPALAFLDVIRDIRNETNLPLCAYNVSGEYAMLKHAGLAGLIDYERVMMETMIAFKRAGANIIITYHAKEACEILRKK; translated from the coding sequence ATGTTTAAACGATTTAGAAGATTAAGAATAAATGAAACACTAAGAAATTTAGTGCAAGAGACTGTTTTAACGCCAGAAGATTTCATATATCCACTATTTGTTAAAGAAGGTAAAGGTATAAAAACAGAAGTTGCATCAATGCCAGGTGTTTATCAAATGAGTCTTGATGAAATATTAAAAGAGTGTGAATATTTACATAGCATAAATTTAAAATCTATTATTTTATTTGGAATTCCTGATGTAAAAGATTCTGTTGGAAGTGAATGTTTATGCGAAGAGAGTATTATTGCTAGAACTATAAAAGCTATAAAGGCAAAATTCCCAGATATGTTTATTGTAACAGATTTATGTTTTTGTGAATATACAGATCACGGACATTGTGGAATACTTGATCCAAAAACGCAAACTGTTGATAATGATAAAACTTTAGAAATATCTGCACTTCAAGCTTTAGTTCATGCAAAAGCTGGTGCTGATATGATAGCACCAAGTGGAATGATGGATGGAATTATTACAACTTTAAGAACTGCACTTGATGCTAATGGTTTTAAAGATTTACCTATTATGGCTTATTCAACTAAATTTGCAAGTGGATATTATGGTCCATTTAGAGATGTAGCTGAATCAACTCCATCTTTTGGAGATAGAAGAAGTTATCAAATGAATCCTGCAAATAGACTTGAAGCAATAGAAGAGTCTTTAGAAGATGAAAGACAAGGGGCAGATATACTTATGGTTAAACCAGCACTTGCTTTTTTAGATGTAATTAGAGATATTAGAAATGAAACAAATCTTCCACTTTGTGCTTATAATGTAAGTGGTGAATATGCGATGTTAAAACATGCAGGACTTGCAGGATTGATTGATTATGAAAGAGTTATGATGGAAACAATGATTGCTTTTAAAAGAGCAGGAGCAAATATCATCATAACTTATCATGCAAAAGAAGCTTGTGAAATTTTAAGAAAAAAATAA
- a CDS encoding PP0621 family protein, with amino-acid sequence MILKVLGLVIVGFVIYFLFFKKSRQNDIAKKDKMITDDMIECESCKTYVSLNEAILSNGKYYCSKDCLNK; translated from the coding sequence ATGATTTTAAAAGTATTAGGACTAGTAATAGTAGGATTTGTGATCTATTTTCTTTTTTTCAAAAAATCAAGACAAAATGATATAGCAAAAAAAGATAAAATGATTACAGATGATATGATAGAGTGCGAAAGTTGTAAAACTTATGTATCTTTGAATGAAGCAATATTAAGTAATGGAAAATATTATTGCTCAAAAGATTGTTTAAATAAGTAG
- the glyS gene encoding glycine--tRNA ligase subunit beta, which produces MNKPLLIEIGVEELPAIPFLNELPNIEKKWSDILERNRLLCDFDFFYTPRRLVLWHREFQVKQEDSTIEQFGAPIKIAYKDGVPTGAAISFAAKLGIDVSVLEKKDLGKGEVLYFKQEVIGSESKTLLNEMINEFVASLNFGKSMRWASRTDSFIRPIRSLSVLLGEEIVDAELFGVESSNFSFAHRMVSYEPFTYSFAGDYFCKLDKSGVILYPDERRKIILEQMKNIEQRHNIKIEIDTELLEEVVAITEYPTALIGKFDEEFLELPEEVIVTSMKENQRYFAVYKDGNLTNNFIVVSNAKTNDFGYIIQGNEKVLRPRLADAMFFYKNDIKNGLSNEGLKKLVFVEGLGSMYDKCEREAKIASYLANTFEVKEKELIQKAVMLSKADLMSEMVYEFTELQGLMGYYYAKIAKEDNLVSLALKEQYLPTGEDSELPSNVFSSIVALSNKLDNLMALFSVGKIPTGSKDPFGLRRAAAGIVKIAMEHKLPIDLSKIIDELSTNYKNLDKKVLIEFFNERLFKIFEVNPTVLKAVLASGETDIYKISQKLCALNPIVQSDNFKDYVATFKRVANIIKDVDVNSKLLIDEKLFEDKEEKELFAKFNEVQSKTYKTYDEELEALFALKPELDNFFDNVFVNHENEKIKINRKNLVGVIYQGFRKIADIKEITI; this is translated from the coding sequence ATGAATAAACCATTATTAATTGAGATTGGTGTAGAAGAATTACCAGCAATTCCATTTTTAAATGAACTTCCAAATATTGAGAAAAAATGGAGTGATATTTTAGAAAGAAATAGATTATTATGTGATTTTGACTTTTTTTATACACCAAGAAGATTAGTACTATGGCATAGAGAATTCCAAGTAAAACAAGAAGATTCTACTATTGAACAATTTGGAGCACCTATTAAAATAGCTTATAAAGATGGAGTTCCAACAGGAGCTGCTATTAGTTTTGCTGCTAAATTGGGAATTGATGTAAGTGTTTTAGAAAAAAAAGATTTAGGAAAAGGTGAAGTTTTATATTTCAAACAAGAAGTTATTGGTAGCGAATCAAAAACTTTATTAAATGAGATGATAAACGAATTTGTAGCTTCTTTAAACTTTGGAAAATCTATGAGATGGGCAAGTAGAACTGATAGTTTTATTAGACCAATTAGAAGTTTATCTGTTCTTTTAGGTGAAGAGATTGTTGATGCTGAACTTTTTGGGGTTGAATCATCTAATTTCTCATTTGCTCATAGAATGGTTTCTTATGAACCATTTACTTACTCTTTTGCTGGAGATTATTTTTGTAAACTTGATAAAAGTGGAGTTATTTTATATCCAGATGAAAGAAGAAAAATCATCTTAGAACAGATGAAAAATATTGAGCAAAGACACAATATTAAAATAGAAATAGATACAGAATTACTCGAAGAAGTTGTAGCTATCACAGAGTATCCAACAGCTTTAATTGGAAAATTTGATGAAGAGTTTTTAGAGTTACCAGAAGAGGTAATTGTAACATCTATGAAAGAAAATCAAAGATATTTTGCAGTTTATAAAGATGGAAATCTAACAAATAATTTTATCGTTGTTTCTAATGCAAAAACTAATGATTTTGGATATATCATTCAAGGAAATGAAAAAGTTTTAAGACCAAGACTTGCTGATGCAATGTTCTTTTACAAAAATGATATTAAAAATGGTTTATCAAATGAAGGGCTTAAAAAACTAGTATTTGTTGAAGGTTTAGGTTCAATGTATGATAAATGCGAAAGAGAAGCAAAAATTGCTTCTTATTTAGCAAATACATTTGAAGTAAAAGAAAAAGAGTTAATTCAAAAAGCGGTTATGCTTTCAAAAGCTGATTTGATGAGCGAAATGGTTTATGAATTTACAGAACTCCAAGGCCTTATGGGATATTACTATGCAAAAATTGCAAAAGAGGATAATTTAGTATCTTTAGCATTAAAAGAGCAATATTTGCCAACTGGTGAAGACTCAGAACTTCCTTCAAATGTATTTTCATCAATAGTTGCATTATCAAATAAATTAGATAATTTAATGGCATTATTTAGTGTAGGAAAAATCCCAACAGGTTCAAAAGATCCATTTGGTCTTAGACGTGCAGCAGCTGGAATTGTAAAAATTGCAATGGAGCATAAACTTCCAATTGATTTATCAAAGATTATTGATGAATTATCAACTAACTATAAAAATTTAGATAAAAAAGTTTTAATAGAGTTTTTCAACGAAAGATTATTTAAAATATTTGAAGTAAATCCAACAGTTTTAAAAGCTGTTCTTGCAAGTGGTGAAACAGATATCTATAAAATTTCTCAAAAGCTTTGTGCACTTAATCCAATAGTTCAAAGTGATAATTTCAAAGATTATGTTGCAACATTTAAAAGAGTTGCAAATATCATAAAAGATGTTGATGTAAACTCTAAACTTTTAATTGATGAAAAACTTTTTGAAGATAAAGAAGAAAAAGAGTTATTTGCTAAATTTAATGAAGTTCAATCAAAAACTTATAAAACTTATGATGAAGAACTTGAAGCTTTATTTGCTTTAAAACCTGAGCTTGATAATTTCTTTGATAATGTTTTTGTAAATCATGAAAATGAAAAAATAAAAATAAACAGAAAAAATCTTGTAGGAGTAATCTATCAAGGGTTTAGAAAAATTGCTGATATTAAAGAGATAACTATCTAA